One stretch of Cohnella algarum DNA includes these proteins:
- a CDS encoding helix-turn-helix domain-containing protein — MDPIHIRIGHNLQKIRKQKGLSLDRAAQLTKVSKSMLHQIERGDIQPTVTTVWKIATGLHASFSDFLKDDETSVSVVTPKDEPDITEDNGKCKLYLLFPFDPQTRFEMFTIVLDPGGSYLSSPHNEGVHEYITVTSGDFRIEIQDRTYTLGEGQSIRFAGHVPHRYENPSGEKTILHVTMHYAERQG; from the coding sequence ATGGATCCCATCCATATCCGCATCGGGCACAACCTGCAAAAGATCCGGAAACAAAAAGGGCTCAGCCTGGACAGAGCGGCTCAACTGACGAAGGTGAGCAAGAGCATGCTTCACCAGATTGAACGCGGAGACATTCAGCCGACGGTGACGACCGTCTGGAAAATCGCGACCGGGCTGCATGCTTCATTCTCCGATTTTCTCAAGGACGACGAAACGTCGGTGTCCGTCGTGACGCCCAAGGACGAGCCCGACATCACCGAGGACAACGGGAAATGCAAGCTGTACTTGCTGTTCCCGTTCGACCCGCAAACCCGCTTCGAAATGTTCACGATCGTTCTCGATCCCGGAGGCAGCTATCTTTCTTCCCCGCATAACGAGGGCGTTCACGAGTACATTACGGTGACGTCCGGCGACTTCCGGATCGAGATCCAGGATCGGACCTATACGCTGGGCGAAGGCCAGTCCATCCGGTTCGCCGGCCATGTGCCGCATCGCTATGAGAACCCTTCCGGGGAAAAAACGATCCTGCACGTCACCATGCACTATGCCGAACGGCAGGGATGA
- a CDS encoding alpha/beta fold hydrolase yields MDGIHGKKSPLLFIIVYDYIDIQYIRTVLYPAASAERPDRLGPYALELARGAEPAEGRFPLAILSHGTGGSPLVYRTLARHLARNGFVVGMPEHPYNNRNDNSLEGTARNLAYRPRHLRMAIDWVFGQDAFRGKLVPDAASVIGHSMGGYTALAAAGGLPRAFPHETPDGTPQAIEVTPDPRIRSLVLLAPASVWFRDEGALRAVDLPILMLDAERDPYTPPFHAQIVVNGVADPRKVHYRTIENAGHFSFLSPFPESMAVPGFLPAQDPPGFDRERFHERLQAEVLAFLAAQYE; encoded by the coding sequence ATGGATGGGATCCATGGGAAAAAATCGCCCCTTTTGTTCATTATAGTATACGATTATATCGATATACAATACATAAGGACGGTCCTGTACCCGGCCGCCTCGGCGGAACGGCCCGACCGGCTGGGGCCGTATGCGCTGGAGCTGGCGAGGGGCGCCGAACCGGCGGAAGGCCGGTTCCCCCTTGCGATCCTCTCGCACGGCACGGGCGGCTCGCCGCTCGTCTACCGGACGCTGGCCCGGCACTTGGCGCGCAACGGCTTCGTCGTCGGCATGCCGGAGCACCCGTACAATAATCGGAACGATAACAGCCTGGAAGGGACGGCCCGCAATCTCGCGTATCGGCCGAGGCATCTCCGGATGGCGATCGATTGGGTTTTCGGGCAGGACGCGTTCCGCGGGAAGCTTGTGCCGGATGCCGCGTCCGTCATCGGGCATTCGATGGGAGGGTACACGGCGCTTGCGGCGGCGGGCGGCTTGCCAAGGGCTTTCCCGCATGAAACGCCGGACGGTACGCCGCAGGCGATCGAGGTAACGCCCGATCCCCGAATCCGGTCGCTGGTGCTGCTGGCCCCGGCATCCGTCTGGTTTCGCGATGAGGGGGCGCTGCGGGCGGTGGACCTTCCCATTCTCATGCTGGATGCGGAGCGGGACCCGTATACGCCCCCTTTTCACGCGCAAATTGTCGTTAATGGGGTAGCCGATCCCCGCAAAGTTCATTACCGGACGATCGAAAACGCGGGCCATTTTTCCTTTCTGAGTCCTTTTCCGGAATCCATGGCCGTCCCCGGGTTTCTTCCGGCCCAGGATCCTCCCGGTTTTGACCGGGAACGGTTCCATGAACGGCTTCAGGCCGAAGTGCTGGCGTTTCTTGCCGCCCAGTACGAATAG
- a CDS encoding phosphodiester glycosidase family protein has product MRIRKVGLAAVTAALLTMAAVSPAAAEAKAKTYGYLDPASGQTFVPIRFFSEQSGASVAWDGTAKQVTIVRDDVQVKLGVSRKTAEVNGEKRELSASPFTDEGVAYVPLRFVAEALGMNAKWNSSLASVELRRENGVAKLPIIERGSKAAVREPFERQTRSFRVGSRTIEAELLYVSLLAPRVDLSVALAGGEVGKTEELKAIANRVGGTAAVNGTFFDAYTDSALKNPYGYVASGGDIVWKASGDKRTVFLFDANDNVEFVNGADFPERFGRGDVEGALQAGPRLVRDGKVELNVEDEGFKDPKILTGGGARTAIGVTRDHRLVLATVPGATIPQLAEIMRQAGALQAMNLDGGASSGLYYDGKYVTKPGRPIGNALVVSE; this is encoded by the coding sequence ATGAGGATAAGAAAGGTTGGGCTGGCGGCTGTCACGGCAGCCCTGTTGACGATGGCGGCCGTTTCGCCGGCAGCGGCGGAGGCCAAGGCGAAAACGTACGGTTATCTGGATCCGGCGTCCGGCCAGACGTTCGTGCCGATCCGGTTTTTCAGCGAGCAGAGCGGGGCGTCGGTCGCATGGGACGGCACCGCCAAGCAGGTGACGATCGTACGGGACGACGTGCAGGTGAAGCTGGGCGTCAGCCGGAAAACCGCGGAGGTCAACGGCGAGAAGCGGGAGCTGAGCGCGTCGCCCTTTACGGACGAAGGCGTCGCCTACGTGCCGCTCCGCTTCGTTGCCGAGGCGCTGGGAATGAACGCCAAGTGGAACTCGTCGCTCGCCTCGGTCGAGCTGCGGCGAGAAAACGGAGTCGCGAAGCTGCCGATCATCGAACGGGGCTCCAAGGCAGCCGTCCGGGAGCCGTTCGAGCGGCAGACCCGCTCCTTCCGCGTCGGGTCACGGACGATCGAAGCCGAGCTGCTCTACGTCTCGCTGCTCGCTCCACGAGTCGATCTGTCCGTCGCGCTCGCGGGCGGCGAAGTCGGCAAGACGGAGGAGCTGAAGGCCATCGCAAACCGGGTGGGCGGGACCGCCGCCGTGAACGGCACGTTTTTCGATGCGTATACGGATTCCGCCTTGAAAAACCCGTACGGCTACGTCGCGAGCGGCGGGGACATCGTCTGGAAGGCGTCCGGGGACAAGCGGACGGTCTTTCTGTTCGACGCGAACGACAACGTGGAGTTCGTGAACGGAGCGGACTTCCCGGAGCGGTTCGGACGGGGCGACGTTGAGGGAGCGCTGCAGGCCGGGCCTCGCCTCGTACGGGACGGCAAGGTGGAGCTGAACGTAGAGGACGAAGGTTTCAAGGATCCGAAAATATTGACCGGCGGCGGCGCGCGAACCGCGATCGGCGTCACGCGCGACCATCGGCTCGTTCTGGCGACGGTGCCGGGCGCGACCATTCCCCAGCTGGCCGAGATCATGAGGCAGGCCGGCGCCCTGCAGGCGATGAACCTCGACGGCGGCGCCTCCAGCGGTCTGTATTACGACGGCAAGTACGTGACGAAGCCGGGCCGTCCGATCGGCAACGCGCTGGTTGTGTCGGAGTAA
- a CDS encoding JAB domain-containing protein, with amino-acid sequence MPKSEENGHVTMREVAVQQEEYAPLKRVDIVNLKLIREKSILALSKIESPEEAHRLFRRFIGSESDRELFVLLCLDIKNRPTALQVIAIGTLDSMLIHPREVYKTAILANAASIICAHWHPSGDPDPSPEDVKVTHRLAQAGELLGIQLLDHLILGADDDYLSLREYGVMKTVPLFRGGF; translated from the coding sequence ATGCCGAAGAGTGAAGAGAACGGACACGTTACGATGCGGGAGGTTGCCGTGCAGCAGGAAGAGTATGCGCCACTAAAACGAGTCGATATCGTCAATTTGAAGCTGATCAGGGAAAAGAGCATTCTGGCTCTGTCCAAGATCGAATCCCCGGAAGAAGCCCACCGTCTGTTCCGCCGGTTTATCGGCTCGGAGTCGGACCGGGAGCTGTTCGTGCTGCTTTGCCTCGACATCAAAAATCGGCCGACCGCGCTTCAGGTCATTGCCATCGGCACCCTCGACAGCATGCTGATCCATCCGAGGGAAGTGTACAAAACGGCGATTCTGGCCAACGCCGCCTCCATCATTTGCGCCCACTGGCATCCGAGCGGAGATCCGGACCCGAGCCCGGAGGACGTGAAGGTGACGCACCGGCTCGCCCAGGCCGGGGAGCTGTTGGGCATCCAGCTGCTCGATCATCTGATTCTCGGGGCGGACGACGATTACTTGAGCTTGCGGGAATACGGCGTCATGAAGACGGTCCCGCTTTTTCGGGGCGGGTTTTGA
- a CDS encoding helix-turn-helix domain-containing protein translates to MSEKLNAHGMRIARRIEYVLEKRGIKKSELAAQTGVSTGNLGDWKRGKSAPGAIALIEISKFLGVSVDWLLAEGEPSYELKEGSPAYFFGEKLQSDCSDADLTDEERSFIREYIEFARHRRQRGKN, encoded by the coding sequence ATGAGCGAAAAATTGAACGCGCACGGGATGCGGATCGCAAGGCGCATCGAGTACGTGCTTGAAAAACGCGGCATCAAGAAAAGCGAGCTCGCCGCACAAACCGGCGTGAGCACGGGCAATCTGGGCGACTGGAAACGGGGAAAGTCGGCGCCCGGCGCAATTGCGCTGATCGAGATTTCGAAGTTTTTGGGGGTCAGCGTCGACTGGCTGCTGGCGGAAGGCGAGCCGTCTTACGAGCTGAAGGAGGGGAGTCCCGCTTATTTTTTTGGCGAAAAATTGCAATCGGATTGCAGCGACGCCGATCTGACCGACGAAGAGCGGAGCTTCATCCGGGAGTACATCGAATTCGCCAGGCATCGGAGACAACGCGGGAAAAACTAA
- a CDS encoding MerR family transcriptional regulator — MLIHEVCQKCSLTKKAVEYYEKQGLLHPEVGDSGYRNYRDEEVSLLKEIAVLRKLGLGVSEIKDVLASENKPLTLSKYEYLTDLKKQRISEQQKGIEQLIRNYNIDKAMEEIRTGLDRMLALKEKLALSFPGSYGTFLSIHFGRFLDGKAETAEQEKAYAEIVDFLDNLKIPDELERDLEHVSLMRTEDIDHITGTLHNAVENPEGYMTDNRKNMEEYMKFLSSDAFKTTPAYKLRQALSEFRKSSGYDEVLIANMKTLSPSYRAYAEKLQKANELWMERTKERGPA; from the coding sequence ATGCTGATTCACGAAGTATGCCAAAAATGCTCGCTTACCAAGAAGGCGGTAGAATATTACGAAAAGCAGGGACTCTTGCATCCGGAGGTCGGAGATAGCGGGTACCGGAATTATCGCGATGAGGAGGTGTCCCTGCTGAAGGAAATCGCCGTCCTCCGGAAATTGGGGCTGGGCGTTTCGGAGATAAAAGACGTGCTTGCAAGCGAGAACAAGCCGTTAACCTTATCCAAATACGAATACCTGACGGATTTAAAAAAGCAGAGAATAAGCGAACAACAAAAAGGAATCGAGCAGTTAATCCGAAATTATAATATCGATAAAGCAATGGAAGAAATTCGGACCGGTCTGGACCGCATGCTTGCCCTTAAGGAAAAACTGGCGCTGTCTTTTCCGGGCTCGTACGGCACGTTCCTGTCGATCCATTTCGGCCGGTTTTTGGACGGGAAAGCGGAAACCGCCGAACAAGAAAAAGCATACGCCGAAATCGTCGATTTCCTCGACAACCTGAAGATCCCGGATGAACTCGAAAGGGATTTGGAGCATGTTTCGCTCATGCGGACCGAGGACATCGATCACATAACCGGCACGCTGCACAACGCCGTCGAAAATCCCGAAGGCTACATGACCGACAATCGAAAGAACATGGAAGAGTACATGAAGTTCCTGTCTTCGGATGCGTTTAAGACGACTCCGGCATACAAGCTGCGGCAGGCATTGTCGGAATTCCGGAAAAGCAGCGGTTATGACGAGGTGTTGATCGCCAATATGAAAACGTTGAGCCCGTCTTATCGCGCGTATGCGGAAAAACTCCAAAAGGCCAACGAGCTGTGGATGGAGAGGACAAAGGAAAGGGGCCCGGCATGA
- a CDS encoding WYL domain-containing protein, translating into MYNKQRLGPTLYEAFGFGVPPKVAELFADKPNELWAAIPLETLPDYVGDRVFLVYQSNTDEAKKATEELIQGPVWKNLPAVKEGRAYVVESRWAKQLAEEFGVSKRTIIRNMQDLETMGVPLFVEYGVNGGYQVLRERTPFLRGLLDAALDRTLLETVYESERGVRTRRMLPLGLYAMNGLWYCPALDAKSGRIRVFRADRFVSVRPAAIEPAERETVARLQTQVDSPLDRWLGPQEDEPQLDLEVALTRRGVLRCQSDAWLESGLQVMDDGTGRIVRKMSESYVEWAAAFFISLGSDARVMRPEPVREQIRSIIAELTPVYKEVTE; encoded by the coding sequence GTGTACAACAAGCAGCGGCTCGGGCCGACGCTGTACGAAGCGTTCGGCTTCGGGGTACCGCCGAAGGTGGCCGAGCTGTTCGCGGACAAGCCGAACGAACTGTGGGCGGCCATCCCTCTGGAGACACTGCCGGACTATGTCGGCGACCGCGTTTTCCTGGTGTACCAGAGCAATACCGATGAAGCCAAGAAGGCAACCGAGGAGCTCATCCAAGGACCGGTATGGAAAAACCTCCCCGCCGTCAAGGAAGGCAGAGCCTACGTCGTCGAGAGCCGCTGGGCGAAGCAGCTCGCCGAGGAATTCGGCGTTTCGAAGCGGACGATCATTCGCAATATGCAGGATTTGGAGACGATGGGAGTGCCTTTGTTCGTCGAATACGGCGTTAATGGCGGGTACCAGGTTTTAAGAGAGCGGACGCCTTTTCTCCGGGGCCTGCTGGACGCTGCGCTGGATCGAACGCTTCTGGAGACGGTCTATGAATCGGAACGCGGGGTACGAACGCGCAGGATGCTGCCGTTGGGTTTGTATGCGATGAACGGTCTCTGGTACTGTCCGGCTTTGGACGCCAAAAGCGGCCGAATTCGCGTGTTTCGTGCCGATCGCTTTGTCTCCGTTCGCCCGGCCGCGATCGAACCGGCGGAACGGGAGACGGTTGCCCGTTTGCAAACGCAAGTTGATTCGCCCCTTGACCGTTGGCTCGGACCGCAAGAAGACGAACCTCAATTGGATCTCGAGGTGGCGCTTACCCGCCGCGGGGTGCTTCGCTGCCAATCCGACGCATGGCTGGAGAGCGGACTTCAGGTCATGGACGATGGAACGGGACGGATTGTCCGGAAGATGAGCGAATCCTACGTTGAATGGGCGGCGGCTTTTTTCATCTCGTTGGGTTCGGATGCCCGCGTCATGCGCCCGGAGCCGGTGCGGGAACAAATCCGCAGCATCATTGCGGAGCTGACGCCCGTCTACAAGGAGGTTACGGAATGA
- a CDS encoding TfoX/Sxy family DNA transformation protein — translation MTKNTAKKLNLKNIGPKTEWMLLEIGVDGYESLNRIGSVEAYRRLQARFPGKLNFV, via the coding sequence ATGACGAAAAATACCGCCAAAAAGCTGAATTTGAAGAACATCGGACCCAAAACCGAATGGATGCTGCTGGAGATCGGAGTTGACGGATATGAATCGCTGAACCGGATCGGCTCGGTCGAAGCGTACCGGCGGCTTCAGGCGCGTTTTCCCGGAAAGTTGAATTTTGTATAA
- a CDS encoding YbaK/EbsC family protein has translation MNSMLNESAQRVQDLLQRLGHPNRVVVLPDSARTAQEAADAIGCDVAQIAKSIIFRMKESDKPLLVVASGVNRVNEKRVSEAVRETLGKADADFVRERTGFVIGGVAPLGHTEPVRTLIDEDLFRFETLWAAAGHPKAVFELTPRQLADMTQGQVLAIK, from the coding sequence ATGAATTCCATGCTGAACGAAAGCGCGCAGCGGGTGCAGGACTTGCTGCAGCGGCTCGGGCACCCCAACCGGGTCGTCGTCCTGCCGGACAGCGCCCGCACGGCTCAGGAAGCCGCCGACGCGATCGGCTGCGACGTCGCGCAGATCGCCAAATCGATTATTTTCCGGATGAAGGAGTCGGATAAGCCCTTATTGGTCGTTGCCAGCGGAGTCAACCGCGTCAACGAGAAGCGGGTTTCCGAGGCGGTGCGGGAGACGCTCGGCAAAGCCGACGCCGATTTCGTCCGCGAGCGGACCGGGTTTGTCATTGGCGGAGTTGCGCCGCTGGGACATACGGAGCCGGTTCGGACGCTGATCGACGAGGATTTGTTCCGGTTCGAGACGTTGTGGGCCGCCGCGGGTCACCCGAAAGCCGTCTTCGAATTGACGCCCCGGCAACTCGCCGACATGACGCAGGGGCAGGTGCTGGCGATTAAATAG